The genomic interval CATTTATTCTTGCTCAACCTAAACAGATCCGCCTTGTTGActgtccgtatatatgaaagCGTAGATCTGGagaattcaaattttaaacaGTGCATGGAAAATACATGCAGTttaaaatatcgataacttCTCCTATATCCATAAAATCGACAAATCTAGAAAGTGTGTaacggcagctatattataatattatttatatacattcatttatttacgTATGGTCTATGTATTATTTGACCGTCCGGGCCTAGTCTAGCACACCCGACCAAAGTGCTCTTGTTTTATTTAGCATAAGTTAAGCTTAACTAATTGGAACTAGATTTAAGTTGGAACATTTTGACCCCATCTCACAGCGATCGAACATCCACCACCTGCCAACCATTCATGTGGCTGTTGGAGCTGCTATGGAGATTGCGCACCAGCGCATCCGCTGAGCCAATGCTGTCCTCCAGTGGATTGCCTGGTCTGCGCTGCTTCTCGTACTCATAAAAGCGATCCTCGGGGGTTGGCTTGGTattggctgcggctgcggctgctgtctCCCGCGGCTGCTCGAAGCGCACTTTGCGATCGCTGCGCTTGTAAGGCTGCGGCTCGTGCACATTGTACTGATGATGTAGCTCGTCGCCATGGCCGAACACTGTGGTCTTGCCTGGAAAATGGCCAATGGGCCGGGCAGCGCCAAAGCCGCCGGCATACCCAAAGTTGGGGCCGCCTCCGAAGCCGCCGCCCAAGCCGCCGCCCAGCGTGCCCAGGATGCCGCCCAGCCCCAAAAAGCTGCTCACATAAATAGCCAGCTTGGCCAGGAACAGCGACTTCTtgagcagcaggcaaatgccaGCAAAGAGCAGCGGCACCAACgccaccaaattgaacttgaggCCCAGCAAAAAGGGCACCAGATACTGCTTGGCCAGAAGGCGACCTAATAAGGCATAGAAGCTGTGTCAAGAAAACTGGTCATATACTCATCCAATTGCTAGCTCACCCGTGCTGGCATCCTCGAAACCAAACTGTCGCTCATCGTGTCCAGTGTCGAGCACAAACTCCGCCACGCTGTTCGCATCGGCTGTAGGTCCAATTTTGAACATCAGCCCGGGATAAATGGCGTCCATGTGCCACTCCAGGCTGCGCTGCCCCATCACGGCGCCCGCGTTCTCCAGTATGCCACGAAAATCAACCGGATCTGTGTCGAGCACATTTACCAGCGATCGACTCGCCGCCGTCTCCCGCTTTACGGCCACAAAGTCAGCCGCAAAAGTCACATTTTCGCGCTCCTCAAATCGCTGTATAAAATTCAAAGCGGAACGCCCCAAGCACTCGCTTAGCTGGGCGCGCTTTGAGCCGCGCACGCACTGCTTGAAATGCTGCAGCTCCTCCAGACTGTCCTGCCTTAGATCGCTGCCCGCAATCGCCTCCAGCTGTAGCAGGctgatcagcagcagcagcagtgcctCCATTTGTGCCATGCTCTCTAGTCTACGGGTGGGTGAACGCGATGCTACTGAGCCTGCTGCCCAGTTGACCCGTTCGCTTTATACTAGCAGCCCTTTCAGCTCGTTATACAATAGGTAGCTCAGTTTTTTGGCCAAATATGATCAGCATTGGTTCAACATTTTGCACATGTAACGCCGCCGTGGCCCAATAACGGAAATTGTTGTACATCAACGAAGAGCTgacgtttgctgctgctcttgttgttattgttataccctgtacacggTTAAGGTACAAAAAGAAGGGTATTCTAGTCTTAAGCTAATGTATGAAATAGGCGGAAGTATCTCGAACAGTATGACAAGCTGCCTTGATTAGGCTTTCTGTCTTTCTAAGCTTTTCCTATTTTTTCCTTCGATTTCTTTCTCTATTTCCatataatcgataaatattgaaGGACCATTTAATGATTTACCTCGGAATGTTTGCTGGAGATCTCATTGATCTCcaattataacaataaattcGTAACATCAACTTCTTGCTGCGTTAAGGGTATCTCCCAGTCAGTCCCATTTTGCTAGAGCTctcttagttgttgttgcagctggcATCATGGTCATGGTCAGTGCACACGCGCTGCCCGGCAACCCACTGTGCCGACTTGTGGCCAATTTTTGACTTTTCGCACATCTTGGCCATTATGTAATGAGCCATTGTTGTTCCAGGAAAAATTATGAAAGAAGCGCGACAGCTTAGATCCGATAAAGGGGCAGTGGGGGGAGGGGCTCCATCAAATAAGCGACTGCAATTATGGCATTAACCGAAATGGACGCCCATTTGAATAgtcaaaacaataaaatttgtatttgtaagcCTATTTAGACGCCCAACAAACAAGCCCAGCAAATCAGCCAAACGTATTAAATTTTAGACATTTTGATAGCGATAGGAATCGgatcttctttttgttgcttctgtgacctttatttaattaacagGTATTGTCGTTAGGTCGGCAAAAGGCAGACATAATTAACGCCTTTTCAGGCCTAGGCAAATTGAGGGAATTAAGGGCGAACGGCGGCTGGTACCAAAAATACTTACCAGCCACCTGGCCCAAGGGATACTATGATAATCTGCCAAATGGAATAATTGATGAAAAATAATGGAATAAAGGTTAAAGTTAAAATAACCTGGACAGCGTGAGGACAAAGTTAAGTCAAGAAACAATATGTGGCAAAAGGTCCAATTCAGAAAGAAAGGAAAATTAATATGAATATTCAAATTCCGAATTAAATAATTCGTTTTTTTCCAAATATGTTTGAGtcatatcttaataaaatttaatcaataaaaatatattattccgtagatgaataatatatttgcttGATTGGTAACAATAAtgaattgaatatatatcCATTCGACGTTTAGTCTTTTAATATCTTCATATAACTATAACTCATATTACGAAAGGGTctaaaattaaacataatatatatgtgaattataattaaatagtgaaccttaaattttaaattaaagctgcaagaattatttaatttgaatcaATTTTGATTcctattttgtttaaatcttaaatttaaatacaaatatgaaaTTTCCTTGATTACAGAATTTGTGCACTTCTTGTAAGAAGTGAGTAGCTACGAACTGTACTAAATTCATCAATTTGTTGCTTAATTCGGGTACAAAAAGTGTTGTCATTAGCCTGCGAACGCTTTATTTAGCTGCCAAATTTTCTTGCTAATGTTTGAATGTGCAGAATTAAAACGAATATacctaaaaattatatgcaaGCGGTGGCAAGCTGTCAGTACACTTACCTTTGCTGCTAAGCAAACATTAATCAATTCGTATTCCCATTCCTTGGACTAATTGTCCAGAGCAAATCAAGCTGTTGCAAcccaattttcatataaatgtatgtctATTCCCAAGACGTTCAACCCTGGCTTAATGATgtatttttgccttttttttttttgccctaGAGGTCAACCAACCTGACCGCACAATTGATCATTTAGCTTGAGCAGCAAAAATATTTCCACTCGAAAAAGTGTGGCATACTTTCAGGCTGAATCTGTTTAAACTTCGCAACAAGTTTGGTGCTGCCAGCCTGTCGTTTGAGGCAGTGCAACAAAACTCTGTgtaacaagagcaacaacagcaacgtaaagaaaattaatagtAGTAAGTCGTTAGACACACTCGTCTGAGCCGCTCAAACCGCTGAGtagcaaaacttttgcatattttgctaATGAATTCCGACGGCCCGGGACCACATGAACTTTAGGTAGCCACATCCGAACTGCCACGCCCTGACTCTAGCTCAGTTGAATCGCCTTTGAAGTAGGCCAATTTGTAGACTTCAATTTAAGGCTTAATTTTCTGCAATAGCTGGCAAAAGTTTTCAGTCGCCAGATAAAGCATTTAAAACGTCAGAGGAGGGCGCAATGTCTGGGCTTGCAGCTAGCTGGCCAAATAAGTCGCATTAGTTTTCCCAATTTTCCACAGCTtgcgacacacacaaaacgaTAGAAATTGTATTAATAAACACTTTCACCAGCAACATTTGAGAGAttcaatgcagcagcagcaacaatagtTGCAGCAGGCGAAAACTGTTGACAAACAGTTAAGAAATCGTTTCTGGCCATTTGGCATTCGGCCATAAGACCATAAATTGTCAGTCCGCTGCGCAGGGGCGTGCCCCATCTTCATATCATTGACATTGCCAAGTCTGCAGGGGAAGGGGCAGCGGTAGGGGTAGGGGGAGGGCGTACGTGTTGCAATTGCACATGCAAAAAACAGGTCGAGTCCAAAAGCGGCGactttcatttgattttggagCGACACCGGATACCAATAAAGACATTGGCGTGGGCAGCTCCACAGCAGTGTGGGAGGGGGAGGGAGGGAGCGGCATAGGGGAAGTGTGGCAGAGAGGTGGCATGTGAATGCCACGCCAGGAAGTCAGTTAGCCAGCTGGGCGCCGactccatctccatctccgAGTCCGACTCTAACTCTGACTGTGACTTCGTGCACGCCTGAGTGCGCGTCTTGCAAGTGaaattctgctgctgc from Drosophila virilis strain 15010-1051.87 chromosome 2, Dvir_AGI_RSII-ME, whole genome shotgun sequence carries:
- the Osi10a gene encoding uncharacterized protein Osi10a is translated as MAQMEALLLLLISLLQLEAIAGSDLRQDSLEELQHFKQCVRGSKRAQLSECLGRSALNFIQRFEERENVTFAADFVAVKRETAASRSLVNVLDTDPVDFRGILENAGAVMGQRSLEWHMDAIYPGLMFKIGPTADANSVAEFVLDTGHDERQFGFEDASTGRLLAKQYLVPFLLGLKFNLVALVPLLFAGICLLLKKSLFLAKLAIYVSSFLGLGGILGTLGGGLGGGFGGGPNFGYAGGFGAARPIGHFPGKTTVFGHGDELHHQYNVHEPQPYKRSDRKVRFEQPRETAAAAAANTKPTPEDRFYEYEKQRRPGNPLEDSIGSADALVRNLHSSSNSHMNGWQVVDVRSL